One stretch of Halapricum desulfuricans DNA includes these proteins:
- a CDS encoding NAD-dependent epimerase/dehydratase family protein: MDVLILGGTGLISTAITRQLDDAGHDVTVCNRGESDAAVPDSVDRVRADRFGDDFPSQVGGTDPEVVIDMLCFSESDAELAIEAFGGRIEQYVLTSTIDVYRRPVESNPVPESASRRPPTSGYGAKKANAEDAIREAHDRGEFAATIVRPWTTYGPHGNGNLCHTFGVDTTYLRRLRDGEPIVVHGDGTGLWGPAHRRDVAGAYVGAVGNRAAYGEAYNVTAESVPTWNEYYRTLADALDAPEPELVHVPTDVLLDIAPEKTDFLTDHGRYSTTFDTSKARRDLGYEQSIGLERGVREVIEYLEDSDAITSEDDAFIDALVAEWQETRDGFVERFER; the protein is encoded by the coding sequence ATGGACGTTTTAATCCTCGGCGGTACCGGCCTCATCTCGACGGCGATCACCCGACAGCTCGACGACGCCGGCCACGACGTGACTGTCTGTAACCGCGGCGAAAGCGACGCTGCGGTCCCCGACTCGGTCGATCGCGTCCGCGCGGACCGGTTCGGCGACGACTTTCCCTCACAGGTCGGCGGCACCGATCCCGAGGTCGTGATCGACATGCTGTGTTTCTCCGAGAGCGACGCCGAGCTCGCGATCGAGGCGTTCGGCGGCCGAATCGAGCAGTACGTGCTGACCTCGACTATCGACGTCTACCGCCGCCCGGTGGAGTCAAATCCCGTGCCCGAGAGCGCATCGCGCCGGCCGCCGACCAGCGGCTACGGAGCCAAAAAAGCCAACGCCGAAGACGCGATCCGCGAGGCTCACGATCGGGGCGAATTCGCGGCCACGATCGTCCGCCCGTGGACGACCTACGGCCCGCACGGTAACGGCAATCTGTGTCACACATTCGGAGTCGACACGACCTACCTGCGGCGGCTTCGGGACGGCGAACCGATCGTCGTCCACGGCGACGGGACCGGACTGTGGGGACCGGCCCACCGCCGGGACGTCGCCGGAGCCTACGTCGGGGCGGTCGGCAACCGCGCCGCCTACGGCGAGGCCTACAACGTCACCGCCGAGTCGGTCCCGACCTGGAACGAATACTACCGGACACTCGCAGACGCCCTCGACGCGCCCGAGCCCGAACTGGTGCACGTCCCGACCGACGTGCTACTCGATATCGCGCCCGAGAAGACGGATTTCCTGACTGATCACGGCCGCTACAGCACGACTTTCGATACCTCGAAGGCACGGCGAGACCTGGGCTACGAGCAGTCGATCGGGCTGGAACGGGGCGTCCGCGAAGTGATCGAGTACCTCGAAGACAGCGATGCGATCACCAGCGAGGACGACGCGTTCATCGACGCGCTCGTCGCCGAGTGGCAGGAGACCAGAGACGGGTTCGTCGAGCGCTTCGAGCGCTGA
- a CDS encoding transcription elongation factor Spt5, producing the protein MGIYAVKTTASQERTVADMIISREEEEIHAALAPDSLTSYVMVEADDISVFDRILDEIPHANGVVQGESSISEVEHFLSPKPDVEGIAEGDIVELIAGPFKGEKAQVQRIDEGKDQVTVELYEATVPIPVTVRGDQIRVLDSEER; encoded by the coding sequence ATGGGCATCTACGCTGTCAAGACCACGGCCAGCCAGGAACGCACCGTCGCGGACATGATCATCAGCCGCGAGGAAGAGGAGATCCACGCGGCGCTCGCGCCCGATTCGCTGACGAGCTACGTGATGGTCGAGGCCGACGATATCTCGGTTTTCGACCGGATCCTCGATGAGATCCCCCACGCCAACGGCGTCGTCCAGGGCGAGTCCTCTATCTCGGAAGTCGAGCACTTTCTCTCGCCCAAACCCGACGTCGAGGGGATCGCCGAGGGCGACATCGTCGAACTCATCGCCGGCCCGTTCAAAGGCGAGAAAGCACAGGTCCAACGCATCGACGAGGGCAAAGATCAGGTGACCGTCGAACTGTACGAGGCGACGGTCCCGATCCCCGTGACAGTGCGGGGCGACCAGATCCGCGTACTCGACTCCGAAGAGCGATAG
- a CDS encoding protein translocase SEC61 complex subunit gamma, whose translation MHVPTELSSYIRVLKLASTPSWNEFSQVAKIAGAGILLVGFLGFLIFAFMSFVPGGP comes from the coding sequence ATGCACGTCCCGACAGAGCTATCGTCATACATCCGCGTGCTCAAACTGGCGAGTACGCCCTCCTGGAACGAGTTCTCGCAGGTGGCCAAGATCGCCGGGGCCGGGATCCTCCTGGTCGGCTTTCTGGGCTTCCTGATCTTCGCGTTCATGTCGTTCGTCCCGGGTGGTCCGTGA
- a CDS encoding GNAT family N-acetyltransferase codes for MPPQVRQARADDYSDVVAFTRETWSERDVEDYVPRVFEEWVETDGPTQRTVVAAIDGRAVGVCQGVVLTDYEAWLQGMRVDPDHRGDGVALSMMEDLLAWARDRGASVARDMVFSWNDGGLGLSRAAGFGPATEARWARPEPDPDASPDLDAIDDPDAAWSHWQRSDARDRLAGLGVDPGEPWSLSEITRERLHAGLERVIALGDETGTRATTARVRRRERETDSGAETWAVYGHSAWDGPDAARALFEAVAADAAEIGVDHTRVVIPETCRHVSEAAAADGAISDEPFFVLEADLTGSA; via the coding sequence ATGCCACCACAGGTCCGTCAGGCACGAGCGGACGACTACAGCGATGTCGTCGCGTTCACCCGGGAAACGTGGTCCGAGCGAGACGTCGAGGACTACGTCCCGCGCGTCTTCGAGGAGTGGGTCGAAACCGACGGCCCGACACAGCGAACCGTCGTCGCGGCGATCGACGGCCGTGCCGTCGGCGTCTGTCAGGGCGTCGTTCTCACGGACTACGAGGCCTGGTTGCAGGGGATGCGCGTCGATCCCGACCACCGCGGGGACGGGGTCGCGCTGTCGATGATGGAAGACCTGCTCGCGTGGGCGCGCGATCGAGGCGCGTCGGTCGCCCGCGACATGGTCTTCTCCTGGAACGACGGCGGCCTCGGTCTGTCCCGGGCCGCCGGGTTCGGACCGGCGACGGAAGCGCGATGGGCCCGTCCCGAACCGGACCCGGACGCCAGCCCCGACCTCGATGCGATCGACGATCCCGATGCGGCCTGGTCGCACTGGCAACGGAGCGACGCCCGCGATCGCCTCGCCGGACTCGGCGTCGATCCCGGCGAGCCCTGGTCGCTCTCGGAGATCACTCGCGAGCGTCTGCACGCGGGTCTCGAGCGCGTCATCGCGCTGGGCGACGAGACGGGAACGCGAGCGACGACCGCGCGAGTGCGCCGGCGGGAACGCGAGACCGACAGCGGCGCTGAGACGTGGGCCGTCTACGGCCACAGCGCGTGGGACGGCCCCGACGCCGCGCGGGCGCTGTTCGAGGCGGTCGCCGCCGACGCCGCCGAGATCGGCGTCGACCACACTCGCGTCGTGATCCCGGAGACCTGCCGACACGTCTCGGAGGCGGCGGCCGCCGACGGAGCGATCTCCGACGAGCCGTTCTTCGTCCTCGAGGCGGATCTCACAGGCTCGGCGTAG
- a CDS encoding type 1 glutamine amidotransferase: protein MVEFALLDASVGETPVRRNFRRELQGEVTVFEVSEGELPPDPGAFPFDGAIISGSQCSAYDDRAWIADVEDWARTAHEAGIPMLGVCWGHQLLAEALGGRVEAMGERELGYRTVRRAGASQLFNGVSRTFTAFETHTDAVVELPGDARVIARNDAALQGFQLGRTYGVQFHPEYDLEAARWVIEGKDISDEQKHAALETVTEDNHAAAAQARLVFENFRRVVAGERVCRIDSATPGQ, encoded by the coding sequence ATGGTCGAATTCGCGCTGCTCGACGCCTCGGTCGGGGAGACGCCCGTGCGACGCAACTTCCGGCGGGAACTGCAGGGCGAGGTAACGGTCTTCGAGGTCAGCGAGGGGGAACTGCCGCCCGATCCCGGGGCGTTCCCCTTCGACGGCGCGATCATCAGCGGCTCGCAGTGTTCGGCCTACGACGACCGCGCGTGGATCGCCGACGTCGAAGACTGGGCGCGAACGGCCCACGAGGCTGGGATCCCGATGCTCGGAGTCTGCTGGGGCCACCAGTTGCTCGCCGAAGCGCTGGGCGGTCGCGTCGAGGCAATGGGCGAGCGCGAACTCGGCTACCGGACGGTCCGGCGCGCCGGCGCGTCCCAGCTGTTCAACGGCGTCTCACGGACGTTCACTGCCTTCGAGACCCATACCGACGCCGTCGTCGAACTCCCCGGAGACGCACGCGTGATCGCGCGCAACGACGCGGCGCTACAGGGGTTCCAGCTCGGGCGCACCTACGGCGTCCAGTTCCATCCCGAATACGACCTCGAGGCCGCCCGGTGGGTCATCGAAGGAAAGGACATCTCCGACGAGCAAAAACACGCGGCGCTCGAGACTGTCACGGAGGACAACCACGCCGCGGCCGCACAGGCCAGACTCGTCTTCGAGAACTTCCGTCGGGTCGTCGCCGGAGAGCGGGTCTGTCGGATCGATTCGGCTACTCCGGGCCAGTGA
- a CDS encoding GTPBP1 family GTP-binding protein has translation MSPDRAALERALERGEQEGGSVEFKERLSEDLHATEGRFESLAAQLRHRVLSGDGEATYVVGVTDDGGLAGIEPETFSESMDVLSLLADEAGAHIADVQTWSVERGGIVGVATIREGTRLADDEHIVVGTAGHVDHGKSTLVGSLVTGQADDGQGSTRSYLDVRPHEIERGLSADLSYGVYGFDEDGPVRMDNPDRKSDRARVVEEADRLVSFVDTVGHEPWLRTTIRGIVGQKLDYGLLTVAADDGPTRTTREHLGILLATELPTMVAITKVDLVDDDRVAEVEREVERLLRDAEKTPLPVARHGVDAAVEEISETVVPVLRTSAVDGTGLETLDEVFERLPKTETAADGDFEMYIDRTYKVSGVGAVASGTIRSGRVEAGDELLLGPMADGSFREVEVRSIEMHYHRVDEAEAGRIVGIALKGVREADVERGMVLLPREADPTPVREFEAEVMVLNHPTRIGDGYEPVVHLETVSEAAAFYPEGGQLLPGDTGRARVRFKFRPYCVEEGQRFVFREGRSKGVGTVTDITGPE, from the coding sequence ATGAGCCCGGACCGGGCCGCCCTCGAACGCGCGCTCGAACGCGGCGAGCAGGAAGGGGGGAGCGTCGAGTTCAAGGAGCGACTCAGCGAGGACCTCCACGCGACGGAGGGGCGATTCGAGAGCCTGGCTGCGCAGTTGCGCCACCGCGTGCTGAGCGGCGACGGCGAGGCGACCTACGTCGTCGGCGTCACTGACGACGGCGGACTCGCCGGTATCGAGCCCGAGACGTTCTCCGAGTCGATGGACGTCCTCTCGCTTCTGGCCGACGAGGCCGGCGCGCACATCGCGGATGTCCAGACATGGAGCGTCGAGCGCGGCGGCATCGTCGGCGTCGCCACGATCCGGGAAGGGACGCGACTGGCCGACGACGAGCACATCGTCGTCGGGACCGCGGGTCACGTCGACCACGGCAAGTCCACGCTGGTCGGATCGCTGGTGACCGGCCAGGCCGACGACGGGCAGGGCAGTACCCGCTCGTATCTCGACGTTCGTCCCCACGAGATCGAGCGGGGTCTCTCGGCGGACCTCTCCTACGGCGTCTACGGCTTCGACGAGGACGGGCCGGTCCGGATGGACAACCCCGACCGCAAGTCGGATCGAGCGCGCGTGGTCGAGGAGGCCGATCGACTCGTCTCGTTCGTCGACACCGTCGGCCACGAGCCGTGGCTACGAACGACCATCCGCGGGATCGTCGGCCAGAAACTCGACTACGGCCTGCTGACGGTCGCGGCCGACGACGGCCCCACGCGGACGACCCGCGAGCATCTCGGCATCCTGCTGGCGACCGAACTCCCGACGATGGTCGCGATTACCAAGGTCGATCTCGTCGACGACGACCGCGTCGCCGAGGTCGAACGCGAGGTCGAGCGACTGCTCCGGGACGCCGAGAAGACGCCGCTGCCGGTCGCCCGCCACGGGGTCGATGCAGCGGTCGAGGAGATCTCCGAGACGGTCGTGCCGGTCCTGCGAACCTCGGCCGTCGACGGCACCGGGCTGGAGACGCTCGATGAGGTGTTCGAGCGCCTCCCGAAGACCGAGACCGCCGCCGACGGCGACTTCGAGATGTACATCGACCGAACCTACAAGGTCAGCGGCGTCGGTGCGGTCGCCTCGGGAACGATCCGCTCAGGTCGTGTCGAAGCCGGCGACGAGCTCCTGTTGGGACCGATGGCCGACGGCTCCTTCCGGGAGGTCGAGGTCCGCTCGATCGAGATGCACTACCACCGCGTCGACGAGGCCGAGGCCGGCCGTATCGTCGGGATCGCGCTCAAGGGCGTCCGCGAGGCCGACGTCGAGCGCGGGATGGTCCTGTTGCCCCGCGAGGCCGATCCGACGCCGGTTCGGGAGTTCGAGGCCGAGGTGATGGTCCTGAATCACCCGACGCGGATCGGCGACGGCTACGAGCCGGTCGTCCACCTCGAGACCGTCAGCGAGGCGGCCGCGTTCTACCCCGAGGGCGGGCAGCTGCTACCCGGCGACACCGGCCGCGCGCGGGTTCGGTTCAAGTTCCGACCGTACTGCGTCGAGGAGGGACAGCGGTTCGTCTTCCGGGAGGGGCGTTCGAAAGGCGTCGGAACGGTCACGGACATCACTGGCCCGGAGTAG
- a CDS encoding phosphoglycolate phosphatase → MTDASPLAVDVDGTLTDGRGAIDHRVLPALREWPAPVVIATGKSMPYPIALCQFIGIEGRVIAENGGVVAVADTDTLQFEGDREAARAVADAYVEAGYTLGWSEVDFVNRWRETEIAVAREQPLEPLESIAADHGLEVVDTGYAYHVKSPDVSKGKGLEVVAGELGLDPAAFLAVGDSENDVSTFEVAGEAVAVANADDAALAAADRVTEATYADGFFEAVGLDSA, encoded by the coding sequence ATGACTGACGCGTCGCCGCTCGCGGTCGACGTCGACGGAACGCTGACTGACGGCCGGGGAGCGATCGATCACCGGGTGTTACCGGCGCTACGGGAGTGGCCCGCCCCGGTCGTCATTGCGACGGGCAAGTCGATGCCGTACCCGATCGCGCTCTGTCAGTTCATCGGAATCGAGGGGCGAGTGATCGCCGAGAACGGCGGGGTCGTCGCCGTCGCCGACACTGACACGCTCCAGTTCGAAGGGGACCGCGAGGCCGCGCGGGCCGTCGCCGACGCCTACGTCGAGGCCGGATACACCCTCGGGTGGAGCGAGGTCGACTTCGTCAACCGGTGGCGCGAGACCGAGATCGCAGTCGCCCGCGAGCAACCGCTCGAACCGCTGGAATCGATCGCCGCCGACCACGGACTGGAGGTCGTCGACACCGGCTACGCCTATCACGTGAAGTCCCCGGACGTGAGCAAGGGGAAGGGGCTCGAGGTGGTCGCCGGAGAACTCGGGCTCGACCCGGCGGCGTTTCTGGCGGTCGGCGACTCGGAGAACGACGTCTCGACGTTCGAAGTCGCCGGGGAGGCCGTCGCAGTCGCGAACGCCGACGACGCGGCGCTCGCGGCGGCCGATCGCGTCACGGAAGCGACATACGCCGACGGGTTCTTCGAGGCCGTCGGCCTCGATTCGGCCTGA
- a CDS encoding J domain-containing protein produces the protein MYESRLLVGLAAAFGGMAVLLAVLGVVYNPLVLAVAAVFGAVAYLLWIHGTGRLAGRLYARVQRQAERNARRQGERDARRGRADEQRGRGGFGAGPRGEWRPPGPGDRGRQRTDQRRRGTRQPGGDSADGPSIAEAARRLDVDPGADQETVKRAYREKVKAVHPDTENGDEEQFKRVTAAYERLTEIANTQDR, from the coding sequence GTGTACGAATCACGCCTGCTGGTCGGGCTCGCCGCGGCGTTCGGCGGGATGGCGGTCCTGCTCGCGGTCCTCGGGGTTGTCTATAACCCACTCGTGCTTGCGGTCGCAGCAGTGTTCGGTGCCGTGGCCTACCTCCTGTGGATCCACGGCACGGGTCGGCTTGCAGGTCGTCTCTACGCGCGTGTCCAGCGGCAAGCCGAGCGAAACGCGAGACGCCAGGGCGAGCGCGACGCCCGCCGCGGACGGGCGGACGAGCAACGGGGCCGCGGCGGGTTCGGGGCCGGTCCCCGAGGAGAATGGCGGCCACCCGGACCCGGGGATCGGGGACGCCAGCGCACCGACCAGCGGCGGAGGGGGACACGACAGCCCGGGGGAGACTCGGCCGACGGTCCGAGCATCGCGGAGGCCGCCCGCAGACTCGATGTCGATCCCGGTGCCGATCAGGAGACGGTCAAACGGGCCTACCGGGAGAAAGTCAAAGCAGTGCATCCGGACACTGAAAACGGCGACGAAGAGCAGTTCAAACGCGTCACGGCCGCCTACGAACGACTCACTGAGATAGCGAACACGCAAGACCGATAG
- a CDS encoding class I SAM-dependent DNA methyltransferase: MERLYTDYPELYDAIQSEWDYDRDCAFVRDLLDGRDPENLRLLEIGCGTGEHTRRFAADGYDVTAMDPNEGMLSRAKEKIDIEYHAAGVPGIPVDSEFDVVVAIRGVINHLPPAELEAAIEDVAARLAPDGVFVFDNSPLSPGGNEVAIDAGEADGGRYARLVQMNPDGDRLRWDQIVFTPDGDVCVDTRPMTPFDDLDLAVALAEHGLDVEPVDGYGPDDDRTVFVCTPR; this comes from the coding sequence ATGGAACGGCTGTACACCGACTATCCGGAACTCTACGACGCAATCCAGTCGGAGTGGGACTACGACCGGGACTGTGCGTTCGTCCGCGATCTGCTCGATGGCCGAGACCCCGAAAACCTGCGATTGCTTGAGATCGGGTGTGGCACCGGCGAACACACTCGCCGGTTCGCCGCGGACGGCTACGACGTGACCGCCATGGACCCGAACGAAGGGATGCTCTCCCGTGCCAAGGAGAAAATCGACATCGAGTACCACGCCGCCGGCGTTCCGGGAATTCCGGTCGATTCGGAGTTCGACGTCGTCGTCGCGATCCGCGGCGTGATCAACCACCTGCCGCCGGCGGAACTCGAGGCCGCGATCGAAGACGTGGCCGCCCGTCTCGCGCCCGACGGGGTGTTCGTCTTCGACAATTCGCCGCTGTCGCCCGGTGGAAACGAGGTCGCGATCGACGCGGGCGAAGCGGACGGCGGTCGATACGCGCGTCTCGTCCAGATGAATCCCGACGGCGACCGGCTTCGCTGGGATCAGATCGTGTTCACTCCCGACGGCGACGTCTGCGTGGACACGCGGCCGATGACTCCGTTCGACGACCTGGATCTCGCGGTAGCGCTGGCCGAACACGGGCTTGACGTCGAACCGGTCGACGGTTACGGCCCGGATGACGATCGAACTGTCTTCGTTTGCACGCCGCGTTGA
- a CDS encoding ABC transporter substrate-binding protein produces the protein MSDQLNDGKSGSTRRKMLSLIGGGAAASLAGCSAFLGDDDGNGNGNGNGNGNGNGNGNGNGNGDGTPTDDGYDGPSLDPTVHADKAQEAWETIQSNPDPDAQDVRNEAYVEIEEAVRDSAVMMNFMHTVGERFWYDYVDVPKYGALGPSFQQHNNTELTNDDTELNLINSTHAHIDPIESDDEASSTVITQLYEPIVNYPNGVPELNNKLIEGFELSDDQLTYTFNLKQGVQFHDGTEMTAQDVKYSWRRVVESPNSVRANFMLNSPDGVGAVHETDDEGNVVPDSLAVTVVDDYTLELEVRNPNPAVMDVLTYTAFSVIPEGLVGDVEGYEGDVSHGEFRREMARGTGPFQFDMFSLEDEFRATRFDDYHDDVADVEAVHYNIIEDTEAIFTYVIEENADIFGIPTQYYDPDKVDAEEDDRGRLVGTYGPLENDKTVNYLRVSELGVYYFAFNTRNVPIEVRQAFMYALNQQEFIDQVFAGRGVPAYSFTPPGIWPTGLDGYEQFVEEYPYSANETDLESAREVLEMGGYSEDEPFELTCTTYQSPAYQEAAGILRDKLAGSGISMELEEAQFGTLIQRGYDGDLEMYSLGWSWSWESVAYGHFGFEPKNTDTSGMPGENNGYYLDWQTELSENYSEE, from the coding sequence ATGTCCGACCAGCTCAATGATGGAAAATCAGGAAGTACTCGGCGGAAGATGCTCTCGCTCATCGGGGGCGGAGCGGCGGCCAGCCTCGCCGGGTGTTCCGCGTTCCTCGGTGACGACGACGGCAACGGCAACGGCAATGGCAACGGAAACGGCAACGGCAATGGCAACGGCAACGGTAACGGCAACGGTGACGGAACCCCGACCGACGACGGCTACGACGGGCCGTCGCTAGATCCCACTGTCCACGCCGACAAGGCCCAGGAAGCCTGGGAGACGATCCAGTCCAACCCCGATCCGGACGCACAGGACGTCCGCAACGAGGCCTACGTCGAGATCGAGGAGGCCGTCCGGGACAGTGCGGTCATGATGAACTTCATGCACACTGTCGGGGAACGATTCTGGTACGATTACGTGGACGTGCCGAAGTACGGGGCGCTCGGGCCGTCCTTCCAGCAGCACAACAATACTGAGCTCACTAACGACGACACGGAACTGAACCTCATCAACAGCACGCACGCCCACATCGACCCGATCGAGTCCGACGACGAGGCGTCCTCGACGGTCATCACGCAGCTGTACGAGCCGATCGTGAACTATCCCAATGGCGTGCCTGAGCTCAACAACAAGCTCATCGAAGGGTTCGAGCTGTCGGACGACCAGCTGACCTACACGTTCAACCTCAAGCAGGGCGTGCAGTTCCACGACGGGACCGAGATGACGGCCCAGGACGTCAAGTACTCCTGGCGGCGGGTCGTCGAGTCCCCGAACAGCGTCCGTGCGAACTTCATGCTGAACAGCCCGGACGGAGTCGGCGCGGTGCACGAGACCGACGACGAGGGTAACGTCGTCCCGGACTCGCTCGCCGTGACGGTCGTCGACGACTACACGCTGGAACTGGAGGTCCGGAACCCCAACCCGGCCGTGATGGACGTCCTCACGTACACCGCGTTCTCGGTCATCCCCGAGGGACTCGTCGGCGACGTCGAGGGATACGAGGGGGACGTCTCTCACGGCGAGTTCCGTCGCGAGATGGCCCGCGGGACCGGCCCCTTCCAGTTCGACATGTTCTCGCTCGAAGACGAGTTCAGGGCGACCCGGTTCGACGACTACCACGACGATGTCGCTGACGTCGAGGCGGTCCACTACAACATCATCGAGGACACGGAAGCGATCTTCACGTACGTCATCGAGGAGAACGCGGACATCTTCGGGATCCCGACCCAGTATTACGATCCGGACAAGGTCGACGCCGAAGAGGACGACCGCGGACGGCTCGTGGGCACGTACGGCCCGCTCGAAAATGACAAAACGGTCAATTATCTTCGCGTTTCGGAACTCGGGGTGTACTACTTCGCGTTCAACACCCGTAACGTTCCGATCGAGGTCCGGCAGGCGTTCATGTACGCTCTCAACCAGCAGGAGTTCATCGACCAGGTGTTCGCCGGCCGCGGCGTTCCGGCGTACAGCTTCACGCCGCCGGGAATCTGGCCGACGGGTCTCGACGGCTACGAGCAGTTCGTCGAGGAGTATCCCTACAGCGCCAACGAGACCGACCTCGAGAGCGCTCGGGAGGTCCTCGAGATGGGCGGCTACAGCGAGGACGAGCCGTTCGAGCTGACCTGCACGACCTACCAGAGCCCTGCATACCAGGAGGCCGCTGGGATCCTTCGTGACAAGCTCGCGGGCAGCGGCATATCGATGGAGCTCGAAGAGGCACAGTTCGGGACGCTCATCCAGCGCGGCTACGACGGCGACCTGGAGATGTACTCACTTGGCTGGTCCTGGAGCTGGGAGAGCGTCGCATACGGCCACTTCGGGTTCGAACCGAAGAACACCGACACCTCCGGGATGCCGGGCGAAAACAACGGCTACTATCTCGACTGGCAGACCGAACTCTCGGAAAACTATTCAGAAGAGTAG
- a CDS encoding ABC transporter permease, which translates to MSRWRYFLKRVALSVPVLFSVMTFLFIMLRLGPLSPVAARLGQNASGADVTRLREQLGLNDPLWQQYIDYVRDLMLFQGESWVVRAGQPIPEAIASVVPVTLWLGLWAIMLPLFIGIPLGFYAGLRPNTAGDYVASVSGILWLSMPNFWLAVMALAILRQADSGLFNWYTLGPNTQSIIGNPDFGFLTTTQLLGVIPVPTSFDVMAFATDIKLILPAALILGSASMAAELRIGRTAVLETVNSNYVEMAKAKGLKGRTIVWKHIFRNALVPLIPIITNEAFILIGGSVIIEYVFNLNGIGRLYFDALVQGDLPLAGSLVFLFTLVIIFLNIVQDLLYTIIDPRVSYQQ; encoded by the coding sequence ATGAGTCGGTGGCGGTACTTTCTCAAGCGAGTAGCGCTGTCGGTCCCAGTGTTGTTCTCAGTGATGACGTTTCTGTTCATCATGTTACGGCTCGGGCCGCTCAGTCCGGTCGCGGCACGGCTCGGGCAGAACGCGAGCGGTGCGGACGTGACACGTCTGCGAGAGCAGCTCGGCCTCAACGATCCCCTGTGGCAGCAGTACATCGATTACGTCCGGGACTTGATGTTATTCCAGGGCGAATCGTGGGTCGTCCGGGCCGGACAGCCGATCCCGGAAGCGATCGCGTCCGTCGTTCCCGTGACGCTCTGGCTCGGTCTCTGGGCGATCATGCTCCCGCTTTTCATCGGGATTCCGCTTGGCTTCTATGCGGGGCTACGCCCGAACACGGCCGGCGATTACGTCGCGTCGGTGAGCGGGATCCTCTGGCTGTCGATGCCGAACTTCTGGCTTGCAGTGATGGCACTGGCGATCCTCCGACAGGCCGACAGCGGCCTGTTCAACTGGTACACGCTCGGACCGAACACGCAGTCGATCATCGGGAATCCCGACTTCGGGTTCTTGACTACGACCCAGTTGCTGGGAGTGATACCAGTGCCGACGTCCTTCGACGTCATGGCGTTTGCAACAGATATCAAGTTGATCCTACCGGCGGCGCTGATCCTGGGCTCGGCGTCAATGGCGGCCGAACTCCGGATCGGTCGGACCGCCGTGCTCGAAACCGTCAACTCCAATTACGTCGAGATGGCCAAGGCCAAGGGACTGAAAGGCCGGACAATCGTCTGGAAACACATCTTCAGGAACGCGCTCGTCCCGCTGATCCCGATTATCACGAATGAAGCCTTCATCCTCATCGGCGGGTCGGTCATTATCGAGTACGTGTTCAATCTGAACGGAATCGGACGGCTGTATTTCGACGCGCTGGTTCAGGGAGATCTCCCGCTCGCGGGGTCGCTCGTGTTCCTGTTCACGCTGGTGATAATCTTCCTGAACATCGTCCAGGACCTGCTGTATACCATCATCGATCCGAGGGTTAGTTACCAACAATGA